Proteins from a single region of Aerococcus viridans:
- a CDS encoding cation diffusion facilitator family transporter has translation MENEPNMTPSNTNPQLARRGIYLSIVTYVIISTAKLLVGYSFDSDAVFADGLNNFTDSFASIALLVGMILSQRPADQNHRYGHYKIETITTLIMSFVIFYIGITVTIDSTTALINQEYAAPTPINAVVGLSSGVIMSGVYWYNNRLSNKLNSPSLKASAKDNLSDALTSFATALSVVLSRTGILWLDGAMAIVVGLIIIKSGYDIFKESAFSLSDGFPQEDLDNYRKIVLMVSGVRAVSDIRGRNYGANVYIDITILVNPEISVQAGHAITEKVESALQKTEDVTAIDVHVEPYQEN, from the coding sequence ATGGAAAATGAACCTAACATGACACCAAGCAACACCAACCCACAACTAGCCCGGCGCGGAATTTATCTCAGTATCGTCACTTACGTCATCATCTCGACCGCCAAACTCCTTGTCGGCTACAGCTTTGACTCAGATGCGGTCTTTGCGGATGGTTTGAATAACTTTACCGATTCATTTGCGTCAATCGCCCTACTAGTGGGCATGATCCTATCCCAACGCCCAGCTGATCAAAACCACCGTTATGGTCATTATAAAATTGAAACCATTACTACACTGATTATGTCCTTCGTGATTTTCTATATCGGGATTACGGTGACCATTGATTCAACTACGGCCTTAATCAACCAAGAATACGCAGCTCCAACACCCATTAATGCGGTTGTTGGCTTGTCTTCTGGGGTCATTATGTCCGGTGTTTACTGGTACAACAACCGTCTTAGCAATAAACTCAATAGTCCAAGTCTTAAAGCTTCTGCAAAGGACAATTTATCCGATGCCCTGACCTCTTTCGCAACTGCCTTGTCGGTCGTCCTAAGTCGTACCGGTATCCTTTGGCTAGATGGTGCCATGGCTATTGTCGTTGGCTTAATCATTATCAAATCAGGGTATGACATCTTCAAAGAGTCCGCCTTTTCCCTATCAGACGGCTTCCCCCAAGAAGATTTAGATAACTATCGGAAAATAGTCCTCATGGTATCTGGCGTGCGCGCAGTTTCTGATATCCGCGGCCGTAATTACGGGGCCAATGTCTATATCGACATTACCATCTTGGTAAACCCAGAAATTTCTGTTCAAGCGGGTCATGCTATCACTGAAAAAGTAGAATCCGCCCTACAAAAAACAGAAGATGTCACCGCTATCGACGTCCATGTCGAACCCTACCAGGAAAACTAA
- a CDS encoding MetQ/NlpA family ABC transporter substrate-binding protein, producing MKKSLWLLTGATIFLGACGNSGSGELAQVSVASRGSDVEIWDFIAESDAAAEAGLDIEVISIDGDGVQTNTATAEGEVDANAFQNIGYMDTFNENSDNKLVPIATTYREPMGVYSDQYTDIDQVADGDLVGISTNSASQARELAVLAGAGLITLADDFNPNSGTIDDITDNPLNLEFIEVDELQLARSLPDLNLAVIGNTIALESGLNVTKDAIFVEELDENANGTINVIATAAGNEDDENIQKLSDLYHSEEVQDFISEEFDDTKLEVQVPIEDVWSAE from the coding sequence ATGAAGAAATCTTTGTGGTTATTAACGGGGGCAACCATTTTCCTAGGGGCATGTGGCAATAGTGGATCAGGTGAATTGGCGCAAGTTTCCGTGGCTTCGCGTGGGTCGGATGTTGAAATCTGGGACTTTATCGCAGAGTCAGATGCCGCAGCTGAAGCGGGACTTGATATTGAGGTGATTTCAATTGACGGTGACGGAGTCCAAACTAATACGGCAACGGCTGAAGGAGAAGTAGACGCCAACGCCTTTCAAAATATAGGCTACATGGATACCTTCAACGAAAACTCTGACAACAAATTAGTGCCAATCGCGACTACCTACCGAGAACCAATGGGGGTTTATTCTGACCAGTATACGGACATTGACCAGGTAGCTGATGGCGACTTAGTAGGGATTTCAACTAACAGCGCGAGCCAGGCCCGCGAATTAGCTGTCCTTGCAGGGGCCGGATTAATTACCCTAGCTGATGATTTCAACCCCAATTCAGGTACAATTGATGACATCACGGACAATCCCTTGAATTTAGAATTTATTGAAGTGGACGAGTTACAATTAGCCCGTAGCTTGCCGGACTTAAACCTTGCAGTCATAGGCAACACTATCGCCCTAGAATCAGGTCTAAACGTGACGAAAGATGCTATTTTCGTTGAGGAATTGGATGAGAATGCCAATGGCACGATCAATGTGATTGCTACTGCAGCAGGCAACGAAGACGATGAAAACATACAGAAATTGTCTGATTTATACCATTCTGAAGAAGTTCAAGACTTTATCTCTGAAGAGTTCGATGACACCAAATTAGAAGTCCAAGTGCCGATTGAAGACGTTTGGTCAGCGGAATAG
- the dhaM gene encoding dihydroxyacetone kinase phosphoryl donor subunit DhaM → MTNLLILVSHSQTITEGLKELLETMVPDDNNAFSVIAAGGTDDGEIGTSVSKITEAIFANTDKEIFIFTDMGSAVLSAETALDFVEDEIKAHIHLVEGPLVEGAYVGAVQSTINRTPDQILEAIKEQS, encoded by the coding sequence ATGACAAATTTACTAATATTAGTGTCTCATAGCCAAACCATCACAGAGGGGCTCAAAGAATTGTTAGAAACCATGGTACCCGACGACAACAATGCCTTTTCAGTCATCGCTGCCGGGGGGACCGACGACGGCGAAATCGGTACGTCTGTCAGCAAGATCACGGAGGCCATTTTTGCTAATACGGACAAGGAAATTTTCATCTTCACGGATATGGGATCAGCCGTCTTATCGGCGGAAACGGCCCTAGACTTCGTGGAGGACGAGATAAAAGCCCATATCCACCTTGTTGAAGGGCCGCTGGTTGAAGGGGCCTATGTGGGTGCTGTTCAATCAACCATTAATCGTACACCAGACCAAATTTTAGAAGCCATTAAAGAACAAAGCTAA
- a CDS encoding MerR family transcriptional regulator, with amino-acid sequence MKEKELRRTLAVFPIGTVVQLTDLTPRQVRYYEEQKLIKPKRSETNRRMYSLNDVDRLLEIKDYLNEGMSIQAIYNTYNRQHTQPKVTDTKQLTDEDVRRILYNEILNQGGFRNAGADQDYPLR; translated from the coding sequence ATGAAGGAAAAAGAGCTACGCCGTACGCTAGCTGTTTTCCCAATTGGGACAGTTGTACAGCTAACAGATTTGACACCGAGACAGGTGCGTTACTACGAAGAACAGAAGTTAATTAAACCAAAGCGTTCAGAAACAAATCGCCGGATGTACTCCTTAAATGATGTCGATCGATTATTAGAAATCAAAGATTATTTAAATGAGGGTATGAGCATCCAAGCGATTTATAATACATATAATCGTCAACATACGCAGCCTAAAGTGACAGATACCAAGCAGCTGACCGACGAAGATGTTCGCCGCATTCTATATAATGAAATCTTGAACCAAGGTGGTTTCAGAAACGCTGGCGCCGATCAAGACTATCCATTGCGCTAG
- a CDS encoding MalY/PatB family protein, translated as MVDILKDYSPDRSNTKAMKWHDLETVFGDKDLLPIWIADMDFAPAKEVTAAIQSFVDDQYFGYYSVPDSYYQSMIDWSNDHFQYETKAEWYRFAPGVCTGIAFALHAYTNEGDNILIQNPVYNPFRTVIEEANRTLVMQDLLGNEQEGYTIDFDALESAFKDDDIKVFLFCSPQNPTGRVWHRDELAKVVALCKQYDVLLFSDEIHRDLIMPGHEHIAIGNIDPDFDNYVLFASPSKTFNLAGFNHSFMVVPRVDLREKLDTFLHAIHVTGGQPAGYIASEAAYTYGAEWVENVNQVIWDNYQLLKTTVQTALPQVQFSDLQGTYLAWLDLGAYVKNADLKEVVQDRARLGVNYGTTYWPTRPEDTHIRINLATKTEIIETAANNLVKAIQEWQ; from the coding sequence ATGGTAGATATTTTAAAAGATTACAGTCCTGACCGTTCAAACACCAAAGCAATGAAATGGCATGATTTAGAGACAGTTTTTGGGGACAAAGACTTATTGCCGATTTGGATTGCGGACATGGATTTTGCGCCAGCCAAAGAAGTGACGGCAGCCATTCAATCTTTTGTGGATGACCAATACTTTGGCTATTATTCAGTGCCAGATTCTTATTACCAATCAATGATTGATTGGTCAAATGACCATTTCCAATATGAAACAAAGGCCGAATGGTACCGGTTTGCTCCAGGTGTATGTACGGGTATTGCCTTTGCCTTACATGCGTATACCAATGAAGGGGACAACATTTTAATTCAAAACCCCGTTTACAATCCCTTCCGTACGGTTATTGAAGAAGCTAATCGGACTTTAGTGATGCAAGATTTATTGGGCAATGAACAAGAAGGGTACACAATTGATTTTGACGCTTTGGAGAGTGCCTTCAAAGATGACGATATCAAGGTTTTCTTATTCTGTTCACCGCAAAACCCAACTGGTCGCGTTTGGCATCGTGATGAATTGGCTAAAGTAGTGGCTTTATGTAAGCAATACGATGTCTTATTATTCTCTGATGAAATCCACCGTGATTTGATTATGCCAGGACATGAGCATATTGCTATTGGAAATATTGACCCAGATTTTGACAATTATGTCCTTTTCGCCTCGCCATCAAAAACCTTTAACTTAGCTGGTTTTAACCATTCATTTATGGTGGTGCCACGGGTTGATTTAAGAGAAAAATTGGATACGTTCTTACATGCGATTCATGTGACTGGCGGGCAACCTGCTGGTTATATCGCGTCAGAAGCGGCCTATACCTACGGGGCTGAATGGGTGGAGAACGTCAACCAAGTGATTTGGGACAATTACCAATTACTTAAAACAACAGTCCAAACAGCCTTGCCACAAGTTCAATTCTCAGACTTACAAGGAACTTACCTTGCTTGGCTTGATTTAGGCGCTTATGTGAAAAATGCAGACCTGAAAGAAGTGGTTCAAGACCGTGCCCGTTTAGGTGTCAATTATGGGACCACTTACTGGCCAACTAGACCAGAAGATACCCATATCCGGATTAATCTAGCGACTAAGACAGAGATCATTGAAACAGCTGCAAATAATTTAGTTAAAGCAATTCAAGAATGGCAATAG
- a CDS encoding DegV family protein: protein MSEFILSSCSTADLTEKHFNSRGINYVCFHFMVDGKEYKDDLGKSISYDDFYKAMSNGAETKTSQVNVGEFVDYFSSFLKEGKDILHVSLSSGLSGVYNSACAAKQLLEAEYPDRKIYIVDSLAASSGYGLLMDKLADLRDDGYTLEQLYDWVENNKLNLHHWFFSTDLSFYVKGGRISKTSGFVGTTFKICPLLNMDENGKLTPQQKVRGKRRVISLIVDKMKNHAIKDLEYSDKCYISHSAFNSEAQEVARLIEESFPNLKNKVEINNVGTTIGSHTGPGTVALFFWGDSRKNR, encoded by the coding sequence ATGTCAGAATTTATTTTAAGTTCTTGTTCGACTGCAGACTTAACAGAAAAGCACTTCAACAGTCGTGGTATAAATTATGTTTGTTTTCATTTTATGGTAGATGGAAAAGAATATAAAGATGATCTTGGTAAGTCGATTTCATATGACGATTTTTATAAAGCAATGAGTAATGGGGCTGAGACGAAAACATCACAAGTAAATGTAGGAGAGTTTGTAGATTACTTTTCTTCGTTTCTGAAAGAAGGGAAGGATATTTTACACGTATCACTGTCTTCAGGATTATCTGGAGTATATAATTCAGCGTGTGCAGCAAAGCAACTATTGGAAGCGGAATATCCGGATCGAAAAATATACATCGTTGACTCTCTTGCGGCATCGTCTGGTTATGGTTTATTGATGGATAAACTGGCAGATCTAAGGGACGACGGATACACACTTGAACAGTTGTATGACTGGGTAGAAAATAACAAACTGAATCTACATCATTGGTTTTTTTCGACTGATTTATCTTTTTATGTTAAAGGAGGAAGAATCTCAAAGACATCTGGATTTGTTGGAACAACATTTAAAATCTGTCCATTGTTAAATATGGATGAAAATGGAAAATTAACTCCTCAACAAAAAGTAAGAGGTAAGAGACGTGTAATTAGTTTAATTGTAGATAAAATGAAGAATCATGCTATTAAAGATCTTGAATATTCTGATAAATGTTATATATCTCATTCTGCTTTTAATTCTGAAGCTCAAGAAGTCGCGAGATTAATCGAGGAATCATTTCCCAACTTGAAGAACAAGGTTGAAATAAATAATGTTGGAACTACAATAGGTTCACATACCGGTCCAGGAACTGTGGCACTCTTCTTCTGGGGAGACTCAAGAAAAAATAGATGA
- the dhaL gene encoding dihydroxyacetone kinase subunit DhaL, which translates to MDVNETITWLDHWFDRLIEEKAYLSDLDQKIGDGDHGNNMARGAVATKEALESKQPADVSALFMTVAQTLMSKIGGASGPLYGSAFLAMATTAKNSENLADIFAAGLDKIQQRGKAEPGEKTMVDMWHPAVEALKANNLSQEVLDEASAKTAELKATKGRASYYGERSIGEPDPGAESSKYLFEALIKTQA; encoded by the coding sequence ATGGATGTAAATGAAACAATAACTTGGTTAGACCATTGGTTTGACCGCTTAATAGAAGAAAAAGCTTATCTATCTGATTTAGACCAAAAAATCGGTGACGGGGACCACGGTAATAACATGGCCCGCGGTGCAGTTGCTACTAAGGAAGCCTTGGAAAGCAAACAACCAGCAGATGTATCAGCACTGTTTATGACTGTTGCGCAAACCCTAATGAGTAAGATTGGTGGTGCATCCGGTCCTTTATATGGTTCTGCCTTCCTAGCCATGGCAACAACGGCTAAAAATTCAGAAAATCTCGCGGATATTTTTGCAGCTGGTTTAGATAAAATTCAACAAAGAGGTAAAGCAGAACCTGGTGAAAAAACGATGGTTGATATGTGGCATCCGGCTGTTGAAGCTCTAAAAGCCAATAATTTAAGCCAAGAAGTATTGGATGAGGCTAGCGCTAAAACGGCTGAACTTAAAGCGACGAAAGGTCGTGCTTCCTACTATGGGGAACGGTCTATTGGTGAACCTGATCCAGGAGCTGAATCTAGTAAATACTTATTTGAAGCCTTAATCAAGACACAAGCATAA
- a CDS encoding type I restriction endonuclease subunit R, EcoR124 family, whose protein sequence is MLQMFVVTNGVDTKYIAAADGQHINKEFLTSWVDKNNNRVNNYLGFAKEVLSIPQGHKMITEFSVLDADHKAIILLRPYQIHAILAVEQAVRQRQSGYVWHTTGSGKTLTSYKVARNLLRSPALDKTIFIVDRIDLDQQTGTAFKSYAMNDVVEVNDTDNVSDLVRKLTANDRDLVITTIQKLNYVMKRYGDKEDNRIAKKLRNLNIGFVVDECHRAVTPKKQQEITKFFPKSLWYGFTGTPIFAENARDEFGDMPRTTEEQYGPRLHEYTVKEAIHDKAVLGFQVEYINTLEKNSIVDYFDQSGIDIDGLSEHEIEAKLPREAYENDEHKLKVIDQIVNYSRHKFKLTRGPGNTYSAILTTRSIPDAQRYYELFNEVKEGKSSVKISEKTKSLVSDFPKVAVTYSLNETEETSFERQSQYKQIIQDYNETFNTHYDLEQVRAFNQDINNRLARKKDIYRTRSEQLDIVIVVDRLLTGFDSPSTAILFMDRPPAKPHHLIQAFSRTNRIYDKDKQYGQITTFQYPSQYQEAVENAFILYSNGGESAIQAPGWNESYGRFQDAYERLISVAPSPESIDVNDDVDTLKLFVKAYQEFDKSLGAIQVYSEFDEDVFEQQYNLRPEVIESYHGKYENALEKIREQIDEDEEDDLTIDFDYQLSEVGKQQIDYEYLMLLMQTIVNEPNSQNRIKRIVDAEAYLTKFKDNNPKLGEIIEDIFLTIKDGNELAQAENTLNVSSEIEKRIDERVSELVHDLSESLYVQEDDLHYLIENYKPEKAGKQTGESNLLENMDKDRYLEENRKKVQKKFRVKKFAKQAYTDVIESEILPLTNKNF, encoded by the coding sequence ATGCTTCAAATGTTTGTGGTCACAAATGGGGTAGATACGAAGTACATCGCAGCTGCTGACGGCCAACATATTAATAAAGAGTTTTTAACTTCATGGGTAGATAAAAATAATAATAGAGTCAATAACTATTTAGGTTTTGCCAAAGAAGTGCTGTCTATCCCACAAGGTCATAAAATGATTACCGAGTTCTCTGTGTTAGATGCTGACCATAAAGCCATTATTTTACTTAGACCTTATCAAATTCATGCGATCTTAGCAGTAGAGCAAGCCGTAAGGCAACGTCAGTCTGGTTACGTGTGGCATACAACAGGTTCTGGTAAAACACTTACGTCTTATAAAGTGGCCAGAAACTTATTAAGAAGCCCCGCGTTAGATAAAACGATATTTATCGTAGACCGAATTGACCTTGACCAACAAACGGGTACTGCCTTTAAATCTTATGCAATGAATGACGTTGTAGAAGTGAATGATACGGATAACGTATCCGATTTGGTGCGAAAATTAACCGCTAATGACCGTGACTTAGTGATAACAACGATACAAAAATTAAATTATGTCATGAAACGTTACGGTGACAAAGAAGATAACCGTATCGCAAAGAAATTACGCAATTTAAACATAGGGTTCGTTGTAGATGAGTGCCACCGTGCTGTGACCCCTAAAAAACAACAAGAAATCACGAAGTTCTTCCCTAAATCCCTTTGGTATGGCTTTACTGGAACCCCAATATTCGCGGAGAATGCGCGAGATGAATTTGGGGATATGCCACGTACAACAGAAGAACAGTACGGCCCACGTCTACATGAATATACGGTAAAAGAAGCTATTCATGATAAAGCGGTACTCGGTTTCCAAGTTGAATATATTAATACACTCGAAAAGAACTCTATTGTAGATTATTTTGACCAATCAGGTATCGATATAGATGGGTTGAGTGAACATGAAATAGAAGCCAAATTACCTAGAGAAGCTTATGAAAACGATGAACACAAACTAAAAGTCATTGATCAAATCGTTAATTACTCAAGACATAAATTCAAACTTACTCGTGGCCCAGGGAACACCTATAGTGCGATTTTAACCACACGTTCTATTCCTGATGCACAACGCTATTATGAACTGTTTAATGAAGTAAAAGAAGGTAAATCAAGTGTTAAGATAAGTGAAAAAACAAAGAGTCTAGTATCAGACTTCCCGAAAGTAGCGGTGACTTATTCTTTAAACGAAACAGAAGAAACTTCTTTTGAACGTCAATCACAGTATAAACAAATCATTCAAGATTATAATGAAACGTTCAACACACATTATGACCTAGAACAGGTTAGAGCTTTTAACCAAGACATTAATAATCGTTTAGCACGGAAAAAAGATATATACCGTACACGTAGTGAACAATTAGATATCGTGATTGTGGTTGATCGTCTATTAACTGGATTCGATTCACCTTCAACAGCAATTTTATTCATGGATAGACCACCCGCAAAGCCGCACCATTTAATTCAAGCTTTTTCACGGACAAATCGTATCTACGACAAGGATAAACAATACGGTCAGATTACGACTTTCCAATATCCAAGTCAGTATCAAGAAGCTGTAGAAAATGCCTTTATTTTGTATTCTAATGGTGGAGAGAGCGCAATACAGGCACCAGGGTGGAATGAGTCATACGGACGATTCCAGGACGCTTATGAGCGTTTAATTTCTGTTGCGCCTAGTCCAGAGAGCATTGATGTCAATGACGATGTTGATACCCTTAAACTCTTTGTTAAAGCTTATCAAGAATTCGATAAGAGCTTAGGGGCTATCCAAGTATATTCAGAGTTTGATGAAGATGTGTTTGAACAACAATACAACTTACGTCCTGAAGTAATAGAGTCTTACCATGGTAAGTATGAGAACGCCTTAGAAAAAATTAGAGAACAAATCGATGAAGACGAAGAAGATGACTTAACGATTGACTTCGATTATCAGTTGTCTGAAGTAGGCAAGCAACAAATTGATTACGAGTACTTAATGCTGTTAATGCAAACGATCGTTAATGAACCTAATAGTCAAAATCGTATCAAACGTATTGTTGACGCTGAAGCTTATTTAACGAAATTTAAAGATAATAACCCTAAATTAGGTGAAATTATTGAAGATATCTTCTTAACAATCAAGGATGGTAATGAGTTAGCACAAGCAGAAAATACGCTTAATGTATCGAGTGAAATCGAAAAACGTATTGATGAGCGTGTCAGTGAATTGGTTCATGATTTATCGGAAAGTCTCTATGTCCAAGAAGATGATTTGCATTACTTAATCGAGAATTATAAACCAGAAAAAGCGGGTAAACAAACTGGAGAGAGTAACCTCCTTGAGAATATGGATAAAGACCGTTATCTAGAAGAAAATCGGAAGAAAGTGCAGAAGAAATTCAGAGTGAAAAAATTCGCTAAACAAGCGTATACCGATGTAATCGAAAGCGAAATACTCCCGTTAACGAACAAAAACTTCTAA
- a CDS encoding LL-diaminopimelate aminotransferase: MNQINKDYQRLPGSYLFAEVKRRQEAYEKAHPDQNVIRLGVGDVTLPLAPAVIEALHKAVDEQADAATFKGYAPDHGYDFLREAIQKNDFAARGADVKVDEIVISDGAKSDSSNIQEIFGPDIKIAVGDPVYPVYIDSNIMAGRGGDYNEETGKWSDLVYLSATAENDFKPALPEEPVDLVYLCYPNNPTGTTLNTADLQKWVDWANENDAILIFDSAYESFITEEDVPHSIFELPGSRTCAIEIRSFSKRAGFTGVRLGATIIPQELEIDGVSLLDLWKRRISTKFNGAPYIVQRAGEASYSEEGKAQIEEMLAYYRRNAILIKEGLEEAGYEVFGGVNAPYVWLKTPAGMDSWDFFDFLLENAQIVGTPGVGFGPSGAGYFRLTAFNTYEKTAEAVERIKALNK, from the coding sequence ATGAACCAAATTAATAAAGATTATCAACGATTACCAGGCTCTTATTTATTCGCAGAAGTAAAACGTCGCCAAGAGGCTTATGAAAAAGCACATCCAGACCAAAACGTGATTCGTTTAGGTGTTGGGGACGTCACTTTACCGCTAGCACCAGCAGTCATCGAGGCCTTACATAAGGCCGTAGACGAACAAGCAGATGCCGCTACTTTTAAAGGTTATGCGCCAGACCACGGTTACGACTTCTTACGTGAAGCCATCCAAAAAAATGACTTTGCAGCTCGTGGTGCAGATGTGAAAGTGGATGAAATCGTTATTTCTGACGGTGCGAAATCAGATTCTTCAAACATTCAAGAAATCTTTGGCCCAGACATCAAAATCGCTGTTGGTGACCCTGTTTACCCAGTTTACATCGACTCAAACATCATGGCTGGTCGCGGTGGTGACTACAACGAAGAAACGGGTAAATGGTCGGACTTAGTTTACTTATCAGCTACTGCGGAAAATGACTTTAAACCCGCGCTACCTGAGGAGCCAGTTGATTTAGTATACCTTTGCTACCCTAACAACCCTACAGGGACAACTTTAAACACCGCTGACCTACAAAAATGGGTAGACTGGGCTAACGAAAATGATGCGATCTTAATCTTCGACTCAGCTTACGAGTCATTCATTACTGAAGAAGACGTGCCACATTCAATCTTTGAATTACCAGGTTCACGTACTTGCGCTATTGAAATCCGTTCATTCTCAAAACGTGCCGGCTTTACTGGTGTGCGTTTAGGGGCTACGATTATCCCTCAAGAGTTAGAAATCGATGGCGTATCCCTATTAGACTTATGGAAACGTCGTATTTCAACGAAATTCAACGGTGCACCTTACATCGTACAACGTGCTGGTGAAGCAAGTTACTCTGAAGAAGGTAAAGCACAAATCGAAGAAATGTTAGCTTACTACCGCCGCAATGCTATCCTGATTAAAGAAGGTTTGGAAGAGGCTGGCTATGAAGTTTTCGGTGGTGTAAACGCGCCTTACGTTTGGTTGAAAACACCAGCAGGCATGGACTCATGGGACTTCTTTGACTTCCTATTAGAAAATGCACAAATCGTTGGGACACCAGGTGTTGGTTTCGGTCCTTCAGGTGCCGGCTACTTCCGATTAACAGCCTTCAATACCTATGAAAAAACAGCAGAAGCTGTTGAACGTATTAAGGCTTTAAACAAATAG
- the dhaK gene encoding dihydroxyacetone kinase subunit DhaK — MKKIINQPGDIVSQMVKGLASAHADILAQVPDTQVLYRTAETPNIVGIVSGGGSGHEPSHAGFVGKGMLSAAVSGEVFTSPTPDQILEGIKAADNGAGVFLVIKNYTGDVMNFEIAQEFAEAEGIETAAVIVDDDIAMEDSTYTAGRRGIAGTVFMHKIIGYYADQGKSLNDLKAIAEKVNDNLKSIGLALTAATVPEVGKPGFDIANDEFEYGIGIHGEPGYRREKIKPAKEMAAELIGRLKEEFNWTTGDHFAVLVNGMGGTPLMELYLFWNDIQGQLGDEGLEVDFVKVGDLMTSLEMQGASLTLLKLEDPDWVSALQAPVNTAAWG; from the coding sequence ATGAAAAAAATTATCAACCAACCCGGTGATATTGTCAGCCAAATGGTCAAGGGTTTAGCCAGTGCGCACGCGGATATTCTTGCTCAAGTGCCAGATACTCAAGTCCTCTACCGTACAGCAGAAACCCCAAATATCGTTGGGATTGTTTCTGGTGGGGGATCTGGACACGAACCAAGTCATGCAGGATTCGTCGGTAAAGGGATGCTGTCAGCAGCCGTTTCTGGGGAAGTCTTTACTTCTCCAACGCCAGACCAAATTTTAGAAGGGATTAAAGCTGCTGATAATGGGGCTGGTGTCTTCTTAGTCATCAAAAACTATACTGGTGACGTGATGAACTTTGAAATCGCCCAGGAATTTGCGGAAGCTGAAGGCATTGAAACCGCCGCAGTCATCGTTGATGATGATATTGCTATGGAAGATTCTACCTATACCGCAGGCCGACGTGGCATTGCCGGTACAGTCTTTATGCATAAAATCATCGGCTACTACGCAGACCAAGGGAAATCTTTAAATGATTTAAAAGCTATTGCGGAAAAAGTTAACGATAATCTTAAATCTATCGGCCTTGCCTTAACAGCCGCAACCGTCCCTGAAGTAGGTAAACCTGGTTTTGACATTGCAAATGATGAATTTGAATATGGTATTGGGATCCATGGGGAACCTGGTTATCGTCGTGAGAAAATCAAACCGGCTAAGGAAATGGCCGCTGAATTGATTGGTAGACTAAAAGAAGAATTCAACTGGACAACTGGAGATCATTTTGCCGTATTGGTCAATGGTATGGGCGGTACACCGTTAATGGAACTTTACCTATTCTGGAATGATATTCAAGGACAGTTGGGAGATGAAGGGCTAGAAGTTGATTTTGTTAAGGTAGGAGACCTGATGACTTCACTGGAAATGCAAGGGGCGTCATTAACCTTACTGAAACTTGAGGACCCAGACTGGGTAAGTGCCCTACAAGCGCCAGTAAACACTGCAGCTTGGGGATAG